From Solanum stenotomum isolate F172 chromosome 2, ASM1918654v1, whole genome shotgun sequence:
agcaaactgttgttatttcacctctctcctggtgaatctcgctcgccactctcgttctctcccttgcctctctcattttttatacaaacgcaagtgtataaagtgcgtttgtgtttgtataaagcgagagaaaattgtatatatacatatatttttgttcccctctctcccctctcccagatctcgcttgccactctcccagatctcgctctctcactcgcctctctcactttatacaaaaaacgcaaattgtataaaatgcgtttgtgtttgtataaagcgagagaaaattgtatatatacatatatttttgttcccctctctcccctctcccagatctcgcttgccactctcccagatctcgctctctcactcgcctctctcactttatacaaaaaacgcaaattgtataaaatgcgtttgtgtttgtataaagcgagagaaaattgtatatatacatatatttttgttcccctctctcccctctcccagatctcgcttgccactctcccagatctcgctctctcactcgcctctctcactttatacaaaaaacgcaaattgtataaaatgcgtttgtgtttgtataaagcgagagaaaattgtatatatacatattttcgttcccctttctcccctctcccagatctcgcctctctcactttatacaaaaatgcaaatgtataaaatgcatgaaaattgtatatatacatatattttcgttcccctcgctcgccactctcccagatctcgctcgccactctcccagatctcgctcgctcacttgcctctctcactttatacaattgatctttttgtatatgtataccaaaacagattatacaactgctttcttttgtatatgtatagcgaaatatacatatttatgtttgctatggagcgcaattatgcaaactttgctataacatacaaatatgaattttgtgtttgctatatgtgaaagttgctcttattgtttcttatataaaattataataccaattaatatttaattatatttatgcTCTCTTCGTCTCATTTTAGGTGGCACCCTTTGACTTGATACAgtgttaaagaaaaaaaaatacttttaaaagttGTGGTAAATTCTATTTAATTATagtaaaataacatttttttcaaacggattatgaagaaaaagatgtcaaataaaatgaaacaggGAATATGATTTTTAGGACCGCACGAAGCACGGCCAGTTACTCTAGTATAGTTTAAATAAGGAAAGATTtaagaattaaattttaaaggATGAAATATTAGGAGTTATTTcctattacaaataaaagatataatagttatatatttaattaatttcaaagtCGTATAAATAGTAGGATATATTTAATTGCTAGTATTATTAAGATTGAAAATGTTTTCGAGAATGATTGAAGGAGCTTGGGAAGTGCAAATAATAGTAGATGTTAGATACAAATCATTGTAGGGATATATAATATTCAACTTATGGAGATAAGAATTTGTTGGCAGCTCATTATACACACAAAACCTTTTAATTTTCAGAGAGATACAaagtaacattaattaaatcaGAAGCATCCCACCAAGAGTATATGATGAACAAAAGCCATATGGATTCAAAACGAAAAACTTTGTTGGGAGGGGGGTTTAGGGAAAGCAACAAAGGACAATGGTTAGAATGAGTACGCGGTTAACCTGACTCCCAGTTATGAGGAAACATTGGCTTCCTATGGGGATGAGGAGCATGCACATTACAATCCGAAAAGGGGTAAACCATCAACAATGTAATGCATTTTAGACCAAACATCACTTAATGTCTCTCTCCCTCTTCTTTGTATTGTGTCCTATGATATTGTTAAGGCCCACCTTATATTTCAAACAGCACTCACTTGGTTCCTTACTGATAATGCATAATCTGTGAGTACAAGTTTTTCTTCTGCACAAAGATGAACTTAGACTAGTAGGTGTCAATATGATCAACTCAACCATATCTAGGCAAGAATCACTTTTGTGTCTAACTTTAACATTACATTAGCAATTTTTGGATTTACACAAACTTCAGACATTTTTTGCTAGAGTAGCTTCAACGACAGCCTGAGCTATGGGGTGGTAAGAATCACAGGCCTCCGAGAATACCCTTCTAGCGAAAGCTCTGTCTTCTTCCTTCCTATCACCTTGTACGAGTGCAGTGTAGAGCGGACGAAGGTATAATATCCTCCCAACTTCTTTCAGAGTTCTTTCTACTACACCATAGTAGTCTCTGCACCTTGCTGAAATAGCCAGCTGAAGAAAAGCTACCTTGACCTCATAATTTTTCGACTCTGAAAGATGATAGAGAGCATCTAAAGATCTTACCTGAAAATAGCACAAAATGACTTGAACAACAACTTTCCAATTCAAGAGCAAATGGTGAGTTTCGAGCAAAGTCTAAAAAGGTAAGAGTGCACATGCCTGAGCGGTTTCTTTAGATATAATTATGCAACACAAATCAAATGGGCTTGTAATAACAAACTCTCTTTCCTTAATCAGAACGTTCAAGGGCAAAAGTAGAGTAAAAATCAACTCCAAAAAGGTATATGAGAATGAGAATCACACTGCAGATCTATCGGCTAATGACTTGGAGGCATCCAACTCCTACAATGCACTCTGAGACAGGTTGGTGAGGAAAATACAACTCTTTTTTAGAGAAACAATATCGATGAAGACTCTAATCAATGATAGACTCATTAAGATGTCGCAAACTTTTTGTCCATTAATTGGAGACATGCAAACACACATGCAGGAGAAGCAGCACAGTCCTGGGATGCATGCATTTGAATCGTTTCGGTAACATGCATTAACAAACAACTAAATCAATTCGCCTGCAACTTCAGTTTGTAGAAACAAATTTTAGTTGTAAAATGAGATAGGCTGCAGTCAAGCACCAAGACCAGCAACAGGGAAGAAGTTTATAATTCATTATATTGGAGATCCATGAGTCTGGAGCCAAAAGGGCAAGAAAATTAgccaaaaattccaaaagggcaaaatTGAGTTGagaaccaaaagggcaaaattgAGTTGAGAACCAAAAGGGCAACATTTAGACGGTTTAACAAACGCTGTCTAAATTAGAGAAAAAGGAGCAAGACGCGAAGTACGATGCGCCTTATAAGGCGCACGGCTGTGCAGCTTTACAAGGCTCAAAACCCCTGCgcctctttccttttcttttttttttagttttatgttttatgttttaattttttagttagttttttttttttattttgaagttgttcctatttattttgcatgtgatttttatattttttttagcaaattATTTATTCCGAttttttaggtaagattttattaattcaagtttgaaaaatatcattttatatttgctaaaaaatatataaaaatcacattcaaaataaataggaacaacttcaaaataaaaaacaaaaattaaaaggaaaaactaaaaattatattttatagtaagattttaaaataaatggcTAATTATTGccctttttatatatttttttagcaaATTATTCATTCCAAttttttaggtaagattttattaattcaagtttgaaaaatatcattttatatttGCTAAAGAATATATAAAAAGGGCAATTATTTGCTATTTATTTTGCATGtgatttttatagttttttagcaatcacaaaaataaaaataggaacaacttcaaaataaaaatgtgatttAGCAATATAAAAATCACATGTAAAATAACTAGGAACaacttccaaaataaaaaaacaaaaattaaaaggaaaagctaaaaaaaaagaagggaaaaactaactaaaaaacataaaataaaacataataaaaaaaaatggaaagaggCGCAGGGGCCTTGCGCCTTGTAAGGCTACGCAGCCGTGCGCCTTATGAGGCGCATCGTACTTAGCGCCTTGCTCCTTTTTTCCTAATTAAGACGGCATTTGTTAGACTGTCTAAATGTTGCCCTTTTGGTTCTCAATTCAATTTTGTTGCCCTTTTCGAATTTTTGGCCAATTTTCttgcccttttggctccggactcGGAGATCCATGGGTAAAAGATAAATACTTACAAAAGGAGGAACATATATAGACAAAAGCACATGTATCTATGGCTTGtcaaaaattgtatatatatatatatatatatatatatatatatatatatgttgtgtgTGTGTAGTTCCTGAGGCAAAGGACCACAAATAACCATTAATTGATACAGAGGATTTAACACTGTTTTACTCATTTGGTAGAAGTAACACtagaaaaaatggaaaagacaATCACTTCATCACCTGGacaaaataaaagcaaaaaagaaaaggggAAAGGCAGATAAAATATAAGTTGTCAATTTAAGACGAAACTTGTCAGATAATAGCTGGTTAGTACCTGAGATGCTTCAACAGATTTGGGCAGGTTCTCAAGGTAAAGTTCCCATTCCTGTCCCTTCCAGTCAGCAACTTCATCCTCCCTTGGAATCCTACCTAGCTTGAACTCATTAGCAAGCGAAACAATCTTTGAGTAAAGGTTAGAAACTGGTTCCATGGCATCCGGAGGGATCCCAGTACCCTCAGTCCAAAGTTTCAAATCAATCTCATTCTCTATTCCAGGTACATTAGCTTTAAGGAAATTGAGAAACATATCAGTGTCAATAGACTGAAATTTGAAGGTACCGATATACTTCTTCAGAAAGTCATCAAAAGCAGGTCTTCCAATCTAAGAAAtggaagtggatgaaaagttaaGTTAGCTCTTCAAGAAGAAAGTAGAATATTTCCAGGACAAGATGATTTACCAACCTGTCTCTCAATACGCTGTAAAAACTGGAAGCCTTTTTCATATGGAACTACGGAGTACACGTCATCCGGATCCACACCTGCCTGACTTGTCTTTAGCTTGGTGAACTCCATGTTATCCTTAAATCTCTCCATATCCTTAACAAGCCCCATCCAACCAATTCCGATATTTAATGAAGCAATGTCCTCACCTTGCACGGCCTCAACAATTCTTCTCTCTGCATATGTTGTAAAACCCTTcaagaaacatgaatcaaactAATTGTTGTCATATCCTAATTGTGGAAGAAGCAATAAACCATCATAGTACATGCCTATGTACGAGTTGCAGACAGAAGTTAATGCAAGCATTGAACTTCATTTCTTCCAGGGTCCTcataatagaatcatatttcataCTCTAATCCACAATTCATACAAAAGAACAAAAGTTCTATGTTTTATCTCAACAACCTAACACAAGTAGAAGCCAAGATCCACCTTTAGTGGTATTTCAAAAACAAGTAAATAACCTTAATGCAAAATAAGTCACCAAACGGAATGATATCATATAGTAGTCGCAAAACTGCAGCATTGCAAATTTTGCAAGCAGATTTCCCAAACAGTGTCTCAGAAAGCAATGGTTTAAGGCGAAGCATTTAAAGTGAGGAAACAAGAAGGTCAAAGAAATTCAAATGTAataaaaccaaaacaaaaatgatTATAATGTCCATTATAAACTAAAAGACTTccagaaaattagaaaattagAGCCTACTGGGAAAAAAACAATAGTTTGTACAGGCCTTTAAAGAAAATTAAGCATGCAGATATTTCCAGATTGACTTTTCAAATACACCAATTAGTCCCTCCCTTTCCTTCCATGTTTTCCGCAATGTCTACTCCGTTTTGCAAACTCTTGGTTCTTGCATGACCTACGTCGCATAATTTAGAGATGGCAATGAGATCTACTCCATTAATTTTTACTGTACTCCTGTTCAAGGTTCACGTTGAGCTAGGTGCAACCCAAGCTGAGAACTTCACATCGTTTAGGCAGTGCTTTAGTGCAGAACGCGGTACAGCCTACTTTCACATGCTTCATTATCCTTGGGCTTACCGCTTAAAAAAGTACTAATAATAAATATCATTGACAAATTAAGTGATATATTACTGATTGAAGAAGCATTATAAGTAAATGCTTAGTGgttgaaaatagaaaataagaaattttagaTACTAACTAGACTTGGAAGATGATACCTGCAGCAAATTTTTGGAGTATTTGGAGGGAAAGGAATAGAAGATGTTTTGAAGGTCTATCAACTCCTTTACATTCTCTCAAAGCGGAATTCCTTATGTGTCTGTACAGTTGGGTCAATTTGTCCTATGTAGATTCCCTGGATAGTGTTTTGAATTTTGTTGGCTCCTTAGTTTTAGCATAATTGTACTAGATCCAGCAGACCAACTgtttttgcttctacttttgTAACTaatttgcatcttcttgatgccttcAATGGAACAtttacttcataaaaaaaactaGATCTGAATTTAAAACATAAATGTCCATCTTTGCATCTAAATTAGATCGTTAAGATGGTTTCTGCATTTGATTGACATGATATTTACTTCAGAAAGTTAATTATTGTTTCTTGGTATTCTTTGTCAAGACTCCTGAACATTACTGTTTGTGTCTATAGTTTTCATTCTGTCTACAGTTGTTTTTCCTTGAATTGCATCTATGATTTTTGTTCACCGTTCTCCTCATTTGTGCCTTTCTTCACTAACACATGCTTTAGTGGGCTTTGTGCATAAAGACAAAACAGGCCTCGACACTTTTCTGCATTTTGATCTTTTACCTATAACTCTGCTTGACTATTTGCTTAGTCCATCCTCCATCACCTCCAACCTTAGAATAAATGAAAAGAACAGCAGAAGATGCTATGTGATGCACAGTTATGCAGTAATTTTTTTGGCATAAAAGATTTCATTCGCCTTGACCACTCCTAGATAATTTTACCTTTCCCGCATTAAACTCCCTAAACCATAGTTCTTACATGTCTCTACAAACTCTAGGACCCACCTAATCCTATTTTAGCAACTAACTTGGGAGTAAACTAACCAACCATCCTACTGTTGtaagttttttctttaatttgtgcGCACCCGAATAAGCTACCGGTACACGCTACCTCTCACCAGCACATATATcaagtaattatatatatgtccATCAAGTCTTAAGCAAATGGGAAAATTTCACCTAGTGTTGTCTCTGTTAAAATTCAAACTTAAGTTCTCAAGGTTGTTACTCCAACACTTCAACTTCTAAGCTACTCCCTAGGAGATTCCTATTGGCACTTCTCTGATCAATTTCTATATTTCACCCTTGCCAATCAAATCATAAGCTAACGGAAAGTAATCATGTTAAAGATTGCATCTTAACTATCCTATAAACAAAGCATTTCATTATATTCTTCatgtgtaatttatttttcaagtgcTTAAAACCGAAAGGTATAATACCTCATTCAACCAAAAGTGTTCGTTGTTTTTGTTTGTGATCAAATTCCCTGTCCAGCCATGAGCAAGCTCATGCGCCACCACCTGTGATCCACTGGCATCCCCCTTAATCACAGTGGGCGTCAAGAAAACAAGCCTCGGATTCTCCATTCCGCCAAGAGGAAAACTCGGAGGTAACACCAAAAGATCAAACCTTTCCCATTCATAAGGACCAAAAAGCCTCTCCCCAACCATCACAATCTCTTCCGTGCCAGCAAACTCCGTAGCAGCAGCATCCAATACCTCAGGAACCGCCTCAGCATACACCCTAGTCCTAGGTCCCACCTCCCTAAACCCCAACTCCCCAATTGCAAATGCAAATAAATAAGGAGGTATAGGCTGTTCCATCACAAATTCCTCCACCACCCTATCATCCCCACACCAAACCGAATCCTCACAAACCCCTTGCGCCTCAGACGGAATCGGGTCCCGCCTCTCCACATGTCTAGCAGCCATAACCGCCGACAGCTCTCTCGGGATGTTCAATTTCGCAGTGTACTTAACCCGTGCAACAGGTGTATCCTGACAAGGAAAAATTGAACGGGCATAAATGGGCTGACAATGGGTATATAGAAAAGGATGATTCTTGTTGAAAGTTTGAGTAGGCGAAAGCCATTGAAGAGCTGAACTTGAAGGACTAGTTTTGGAAAGAATCAAGATTTGATGGGTTTGTTTAGAAATCGAAATGTTGAGTGATTGTCCAAGAATTGGGTCTGTAGGAGAAAGGGAGAAAGGTAAGGAGGAAAGGGAAAGAGGGTCGAGTACAGAAGAGACAGAGAGTGAGCGAGAGTCAAGAGTGAGGGGTCCAGTGTAAGGAGTAGAAAAGGAGAGAAGAGTAGCAGAGGAGATGGTGGAAGATGGAAAATCGAAGTAAAAAGTGAGGGATATATGGGTTGTGAGTGGGTGAGTTGAATCAGTGAAGGAATGAGGGTCAATGGGTGCCATGGAAATTGCTCAGAGAGTAAGATGGATGATCAGAGAATCTGCAAGGAAGAACAACGATGATACATACAAACAAGAATAACATGAAAAATGGTGTCACCTTGTTATGCTTTGTATTCACCTACtctaaaattaaagaaatatacCCACTAAGCTACTTTACTTATAAACTAACATAAAATCATATTCTTTTGAAAGATAACAACTCCATGCTATCACTAATGGAGGTGTTCGGTTGAGTTGTTTCTTTCTTAATTATTGATCTCGTGTTTGAGTtctgaaaataaaaaactctTTGTACAAAGCATTACTTTTTCTGAATGAGATCATATCTTGCGCGGATGTGAAATAGTCAAACTTCAAtgggaaaaaaaaacaaaacaaaagaactCCATGCTCAAATTCTTCAACGTATGCCTTCACCATAGCCACTATAACATATTACATATAAGGCTCCATACGACATATTATATTCCAACCCTTTCAATTTGTTTGAGGTGACTTTGCTTtacactttatttttttaatggggCAGGGGAAATACAATGTGGGGAATCAAacgacgagagggagttgctcggatggtaagcacccttCACTTCCAACCCAAAGGttgtgagttcgagtcaccaagggagcaacaagggggtgggagctcctagggagggtaaaaaaaatgtGGGGAATCAAACGGTTACCAACAAGGTGAGAGTTCATGTAACTAATcaactgagctactaagattctCCGACTTTACCTTACACATTGTTtaacaaagaataaaaaataataaattggaTGTAGCTTAGAAAAGTTTAAATTAAAGAGTTGTACCAAAAGAAtaggattttttaaaaaaaatagaaaaaaaaaacaaattgaaatgaagcGAATGTTATATTCCTCCCTCTCAATTTGTTTATGTGATTTTGACTTGAGATATAGTTtacgaaaattttaaaatacttttgaatttcggggttttaaattaaaattgcgttgaatgtatcaaaatgtattttaagtttgtggtcttaaatatgtcatgtggaaaaaaaataagaagacaaataaattaaaactgagaaaatacttattatttcctttgtttgttttttaaaaaatgtatcttTCCTAATatgacaactctttaatttcaacttttgacctaacatatttaaaatcataaaattaaataatgcttttatatattatacatatctttaatttataattataaaatttaagaatgtTATTTATTGTCTTAAACTTCGTATATACtttgtataattttatatatatagtaaaatctCTCTGAATTAATACTCGATAAATTAATAACtctctaagataatatttttctcgGGTTCCGACTTGggccaatggaaaaaatcataaatttcgATA
This genomic window contains:
- the LOC125855562 gene encoding leucine aminopeptidase; protein product: MAPIDPHSFTDSTHPLTTHISLTFYFDFPSSTISSATLLSFSTPYTGPLTLDSRSLSVSSVLDPLSLSSLPFSLSPTDPILGQSLNISISKQTHQILILSKTSPSSSALQWLSPTQTFNKNHPFLYTHCQPIYARSIFPCQDTPVARVKYTAKLNIPRELSAVMAARHVERRDPIPSEAQGVCEDSVWCGDDRVVEEFVMEQPIPPYLFAFAIGELGFREVGPRTRVYAEAVPEVLDAAATEFAGTEEIVMVGERLFGPYEWERFDLLVLPPSFPLGGMENPRLVFLTPTVIKGDASGSQVVAHELAHGWTGNLITNKNNEHFWLNEGFTTYAERRIVEAVQGEDIASLNIGIGWMGLVKDMERFKDNMEFTKLKTSQAGVDPDDVYSVVPYEKGFQFLQRIERQIGRPAFDDFLKKYIGTFKFQSIDTDMFLNFLKANVPGIENEIDLKLWTEGTGIPPDAMEPVSNLYSKIVSLANEFKLGRIPREDEVADWKGQEWELYLENLPKSVEASQVRSLDALYHLSESKNYEVKVAFLQLAISARCRDYYGVVERTLKEVGRILYLRPLYTALVQGDRKEEDRAFARRVFSEACDSYHPIAQAVVEATLAKNV